Below is a genomic region from Miscanthus floridulus cultivar M001 chromosome 1, ASM1932011v1, whole genome shotgun sequence.
TATGCAACATTTCAATATAAGAAACTGAATACAATAAGATGTCCAATATGACTTTACAATGGTCAAAATATTGAATGCAGAATGATCAtgagagtacataaagtatgttCTTACAGCAACAACAGCCAGCTGTTTTGCATCCAGTTCATGTTCCTGCAACCTGTAATAATATAGTTCAGTAACTTGATATGCACATAAAACTAAAATTGTAAAGTACATATTTTAAAGATACAAAAGACTAATTGTTTACCATAGAAGCCAGTTAAGGAACTGAGGCAGCAGCATACGAACCCGTATATGTGGAGATAGGATGTATCTGTCAGAAGCTCCTTCTCATAGAACTGTAAGCAAATTTCATTACTGCGCTTATGGACCTGCAGTAACCCAAACTCTCATTAAAACACATACATCAGGACATGCAATTTGATACATATGACAGTCCAAATAACAATCGATTCAATTCAGGAACTACAAGCAACAAAGAGATCGGTGCTAGATTTAACTTCATTCAAAGAGGTGACAATATCAAACTGTATATTCTCTTATGACCTCAATACATAAGATGGGAACCAGAACAAAAACAATACTTTTTGTACTGTACCTCTAGAAGAAGATCATTTTCGAATGTTGACTCCCTCTGTAGTCTCTGTCTCATTAAGTCATATATGTACAGCAGATAGTGTGTATCTTCTCTAGCATACCTGGACAGAAGTAAAGTCACTTATATATAACTGATGGCAAGTCAGCAATAAAGAAAAGGAGCAAACGAAAAAAATATCCAACACCAAACACAACAGAAAAGAAATTCAGAATAGGGCCTATATGCACAATACTTGATCATTTCATCAGGAAGTGGCCTCGACCTCCAGTCGGCATTTTGATATCTACAAGAAAAGGCATGATTTAATCAGAGAAAAAAAAATCCCATTGTAGATGCAAGGGAGGTCAGAGTATATAGAGCCATACTCCTTCTTTGCTGTCACTCCACAAAAGTGAAGCAATAGGTGCTCAAGGCTGTTTCTCTCCATCTGTAAGACCCTTGAAGCCTGATTATGGTTAGAAAGAAAATCAATCTTCAGTCTATTAAACATTAAAAAGGAGGGTTTCCAGGAGAATAAAGAAAGAAGCAAATTGGGCGGCAGAATCAGAATCACGGTATTATTGGCCCTAATTTACAAATACCTGTCCTGTGTCAAAAAGATTGCACACGTAGATGTGGAAATCCCGCTGGAGCCACATTATATCACGATCCGCACCATGCATTACCTATTTGACCAAGAACGAATGAAAACCAGAAATTGAGTACATATAGACAGACATTATTTTGGAGTTCTTCAAAACCTTTCTCTTTGTTGGATCTTTGAAAGGTTCTTGCAAATAGAGACCAATGTATATGTGTAGCTTAAGAGTGTCCACAATAAAGTCTTCTGTTCTTGTTGAAATCTGCATCAAGCAGGTCAAGCCCTGAAATGACCTATATTGATTATGCTCCAAATCTACCTGAAAATGGAACAAAAAATATATAGGCAATTATTAAATTGCTCATATCATAAAATCCATGGAAGTTATTCTATTGCATGTCAGATAGCCTAGAACATAAAAGGGCGTAAAAGAATTCTTCTATAAGATGAAGAAACAAAACATGGGAGATATCTTGTTTACATACCCACCAAAGTTGTGCAGTGTTGTTCATGTCAAACAGTTACAAAGGTAATCTAGCTTAAGAACTTTCAATAGTGTTAGTATAAAGACTGTCAAGTTCAATGCACATTCCACAACAACTAACATATAGCAGTAACTACAGACACATGTAACTAAAACATTTCACTGAGAACTGTTGTGATACCGTGTGCATGATATATGTTTTGCAGGGGCAAAAAATTCCAGGTAAGGCATGCTTCACAGTTGTTTCCGATAAAAAATGTATGCAACACAAAACAAAATACTTGAGAGTGCACTTCAGTATTCAGTACCAACATAAGAGGCATATAAGTATGGCATAGATTCATTTGAGATTTTTAAATGAAAATATTAGTTACAAATGCTTACAGCAAATTCAGTGACACCCTTCAACTTTTTCGCTAATTCCACTAAGCCTTTGTGATCTTCAACCAGTGTAAATGGTGTATCCTCTAAATCAGCTGGCTTCACTGGTTCTCTCTCAGGAACATTTCTGTCAACGAACTGTTCAACAGGCAGTTTTTCCTGCAACAAAAAATAAGTTAAATCCCATAAATGGATATGGATGCAAGCAAATCATGGCAATGGGAAAAAAATACAGAAGATAAACGCTAGACTTAGAGCAGTCCTatgtttttttaaagaaaaacacCAAACTGATTTTATTTCCACCTGGTAGTATGGTACATATCGTTGCGCATGAGGATACTACCTTTAGCTTTCAAAATATCAACATGCATACTGATTCTTTTATATCAACATGCCTATGATTCACTATTGTTTGTCAAAAGCAAGTAATATCCTTGTTGGTTGTTTTTCACACCACAAAAAAGTACTATCTCATCTAATATTGAACATTTCCTCTTCCATTTATACACACAGTCACACCGCTATCATAAAGCCATCTTCCAATGTTTGGTTGAAAATTTAACCTAAAAAAGCAGCAATCAGATTATTTGTACTCATTCCGTGTCTGATAAACTTTGGGCAACGTCCGCCCAACACATCCAGTCTAAACACACCAAGCGATGGGGGACGGGAACAGTAGTATTTGATCCAACAAGTGTTGGTCAAGAATCAAGAGCCAAGACTCGACTAAACAAAGCAATGCATACTATTTTACCTAAGCCATGTCCCACACATCGATCAAGGAGTTCATAGCTCCTCCATTCTGTTCGAACACACCAAAACATAGAGAAGTGGCAACAGGATAGTCTATCACTGACCAGCGGGTGAACACGTCGGGTGCCGTCTTGGCTGCGCTCTAGCCAGACATGCTCGAACGGGTTGTAGTTATCCACTATGATTTTGTACACGTCCTGCGGCCGGGGAATGCTCGGATCGTGGAAGGGCACCTTGGCCTTGGCCCCCGACGCCGGCGCGGCTCCCTTGTCCTTGGTCAACGCCCGCACCGACCCGGCGCCGAGAACGGCGCCAGAGCCAGCACTCCCGCCGTCCTGGCCGCTGGCCGCCCTCTTCTTCTTGCCATGCGTCACGAGCTGGAACCCGTCCCCGGCCTCCTCGGCGTCGCCGGCATCGCGGCCCGGCGCCGcgtcctctctccctctcacgcCCTCGGGCTCGTCCATGGCGGAACAGCCGCGGCGCGCGAGCAGGGCGTCGTCGAGGTCCGCGAGCGGGCCACGCGCATCCGCGGGGACCGTGGGCGAGCGCGCGGCGGCGAGGGCCTCGCCGCGGAGTGTGGAATTGAGGTGGGGGGCGGACCGGGGACGGGGAGGAGAGTGGGAAGGAACGGCTGGCGGTTTCAACTGCGGAGCCCGGGCCCTCCTGCAGCTGTCGCTTATattggcggcggcggaggaggcggtggaggtggaggtaTGTGATGGTGTCCGCGGCTCCGCTGCTCTCAGGCGGTACTCGTGATGAGTTGAGTGGCCGTGTTCATCGGCTGCTCGTGCGTCGGCGGACCAAAGCCTCGGGATCGGGCCCGGGGTGGCGCGTCAACCTAAACAAATATCTCCTCTCCTCTCGAACGTGCCATCGATTCGCTAAGAGCATGGTTAATAACCCAGCCAGCAGCAGGCTGTATGCTGCTGCCATATCAGCTATAGCCATCCTATTAGCTAACTCATATTATAGATTGGCTGTAACAGTGATGATAAGTATTTAATGTTTATGTATGCGTGGACGTATCACAGCAGCTGGAACGAGGATGGTGGGGAGTCAAGCGCCGATCCTACAGCCTACAACTGGCTGGGAGCAAGCTGCATGGTGGATTCAGCCGGGCTAGGAGTCAAGCGCCGGCCGtttgctttcttcttttctctctttGCCAAATCACTCTATTTTTCTGATGTGGCTCTATTTAGCCGGCTGAGTAAGCATTGTTATACTTGCTGCACGAGAAAGTTTTACAAGTTAAAATTGAGACGGTAAATTGAGGTTATCGAACCAACAAACCAACAAACCTCGGGGGAGTGACGCGGGGCCCAGTCAGGCAATGATGGCGAGCCACGAGGCTGAGCCGTGGTGAATCCATAACCCACTGAGTAGGTTGCGGAGGCGACGTCTGCAACTCCGAGTCAGCAAGTTGGGACAGCGTCTGCTGCCCACAGACGCAGGTGACCACCTCCTCGGTCGCAACCTCAAGCTGGGTGGCCACCGGAGATGAAGCTAGATGGTTGTGGAGGGCGCATGTCGATCCGACTGGCGACGAGAGAAGCTGCAAACTCCTCTAGTATCGGGTCATCCGTGGTGTCGCGACCAGGGAGCATGTCGTAAGGCCACACAGACAGTGTCAACGGGTTGACCCCACGAAGGCACGTCCCGCTGCCCGGCACGTCAAGGTCGAGGTCAGCTACATTATCAGTGGAGGGGTCGTTGGTGCCTTCCTCTGGCTGTCATCGACGCCTCATGTGTCTGCGCCGACGACCACGGCCGACACCGCCAGTCAGCACATGCACAGCCCCACCCGACTCCGCTAGACAGACGTGGGCGGGAGGCTGGGTGCTCGAGCCACGGTCTCGGGCGAGTGGTCGTCGTCGGCCATCTGTGGCAGTAGCTGTGCCGCGTCCATCCCTGCCCGCCATCCGGGGTCCACTGTTGTAACCGGGCCGATGCCGCTTACAGTCCCGTGCCATGTGCCAGAAACCATAGCACCGAAGGCAGCGACATGACAGCCTGTAGGTAGCGACACAGTGCAACCGGGACAGGCAGTTGAGGCACTTTCCCTGGAGCACGGCAGGTAAGGGGCGacataaggatggcaacggagatgtacccgtcgggtatcgccggaacgttctcttccccgctatggagaattcatcccgtctccGTTCCCGTTAActatctcgggtatagattcttgcccatccccgtacccgtcgggcatcggtcgggtaacagatacccgacgggtactgcatacccgataaacaaggacacttggggtcgtagctttgcaatcggagacatttcttcttcactcgggtataagtgtcggagtctcggagatgccgaggagaaggagcgaggttgcgaggaggacgagcaaaggtggcagagagaccaaactgaggaagcgaggggcacgagcgctcgtaaggcaggcgtgcttgtgctgctggcggagatgatgAGAAAATATTGAACTAGGGTTCccagaacacacaaactatatatatgattgttcagattttggCAAAAATACCTatattgagcttctttgggcctaatactcgtatgacagcttaaatagtcgggttccccaacgggtaacggggacgagtaaacagggaacgttcttgtacccgctatacccgtcggggatgaaTTCTTAACCATTTAGATACCCACGGGTAAATATATGATCCTATCCCGTCCCCTAATGGACCAAATACTCGTCGGATATCGGGTATCGGGGCTCATTGCCATCTTTAGGGCGACGGCCACCGATGAAGTCCCCCACCTATGACACCCCAGCGCTGCGGCTGCCACCCCTCAGCGTCCGGAGCTGAGACGCGGCGGCGCGGCCCCAGCCGCTGGTGCGCAGGCGCGCTGGGTCCGTCTGATCCGATGTCGTCTGGGCTCCTCAGCCACCCGATCGAATAAGGgccttcctctcctcctcatCATCTATTGATGGGAGATATAGTACTAATCATGTGAGATAAAAACAAGATATACTAATCCTGTCATGTCGAGTTGATTCCTCCATCTGCATGTGCAATAATCGTCTGATTTTTGTTAAGAATTTTTCAATTAGACGATCGATGTGCTCGTAATATATATATTTTGAAGGCTATCATATACGTcttaaaaactatatctatacaAAGAGACTATATGTATATCTATAATAACACATTGCCTGTATTTTTAAACTCTTCTACTTAATATTGTTATGttcacttggcttataagccgtactttttcagccaacgaacaatatttttctctcacaataaatcagccaacaataattttagtcatgacttatcagccaaacgaacaggatatataatgatacacaaatcttttgcgtattcgagaaaaatatTTATAATAATAAACGAAGAGATGGGTTCCCTCGTATAATTGTTTCTTGTGTTCATATGCGTTGTTTTTGGGATTGGGTAACCATTTATCTACAACTTCTCGTCTCTTTCTTAGGATCGAGAAAAAAACCGGATATGACAATCAGTGAATAGGTCCATTCTCAATTGAGCTAGTCTTTTTTCATTGTTGTATTTTTAGATCCGGTTTTTTTATGTTGCTAATCACAAATTGATCTCCTCGTTTCCGATTGGTCCTGTCGATGCCTTTCGAGAGTGTCATGACCGAATCGACACACGCGTGATCCATGGCGAGAGATCAGCCAGAGAGGCACCGTATCAAAGCTTACGATTCATGGCCTCTTCGGCTGGTATCGAAGTTGGCTGAAgctattttattgtgagagaaaaatattagtagattctagctaataagccggctgataaattTAAGCGAACAGAACCTCAGTTGCCTCCGCCAATACCTTGAACCTTCTTTTACGGAAATAATAGCCTCTCTCAGTACCTTGTACTCCTACCTTTTTTTGGAAGAATTATGATGCCTTTTAGCTAATATTGACTATCAAAATTGTCTCTAAGACAAGCAAAGATTGTAGCGGTGAGGACCAAGCATTACGTGTTTTTATTCAGATTTCCTGATTAATCAACTAGCTTTTTTGCCTAGTAGCTTGTTGGATCATGCAATCCGCAGTTGATAATGCAATGTATATGCGCATGATTACTTTTTCAGTAAACCTGTACTGGTTGCAAGAGCACAACACTCATAGCCCGTTTGAATCCCTAGAATTAAATTCATTCTAATTACATTTAAGACATGGATTAATTAAGTTAATATAGTTGCATATGGAATATACTTATATATTTATTGTTAGACACACAAGGaacatacttatatgttgcatttctattgtaggaAAATGAGTTAAATAGTGTGCTATAAGTTGAAGAGTAGGGTCATGTTCGCTTGccttataagtcatactttttcagcgaagaaacgatgtttttctctcacgacaaatcagccaacattacttttcagccaagcgaacatacCCTAAAATTATAGTATAGTGATCTATAGAATTCATTTCCATCTCATATCCTACGAATTTAAGATAGGCTTATTTGTAAGCTTAGGAATGTTACGTAATATCAAATTTCAAGTCAAATAACCTAATCtattaagtagattttaattcttccaaaaTCAGGGATCCAAACGGCCTTGTTTGTGCTGGTTACGTGGGTGATCCCGCTGCATGACAGGAGTGAGACATTTAATTACACGATGAGTGCTActtgaaaaaaaaaagactaatgcagTTTAACCTACCAATGTTTATATGCATACAAATACTAATGGTTTTCTAGAGCTCTACAGCGTGCTTGTCAGAGCAGCCTTGCATCTTGCTTGCCCATCTGCTACCACCAGAATTCCTATTGTAGTTCTGATTGACCATACATTGTGCTGTTTATTTTGGGTTTTGAACATGTCCTTGTCAAAAATTAATTTCACAATCATCTTGATGATCGAGTCCATACATGCTATAATTTGTAGTCATTTTAAATTTATCTAACAATCTTGTGAATGAGATGCAGACATATGCTAGTACCTACatgacactactacagattgacttatcactatcgctactttcactgccgtagcgatagaagcgaccGTGTGATATTTCCACCATCGGCTAGAATGATAACGAGGCCTCCTGGGAATGAAACCGACAGTTCAGACTTCTACCACCGACGGGTTAACATtagatgcggcagtggtattggggttgcatttGCTTCGTCGTATGAAAAGCCGGGCCGACTGGGATACGTATTTTATCCGCCGGTCCTAAACTAGCGTTTGGTGAAGCAGtagtaaattcagcgtgagtgttgaattgcctcaacttccAAGGCTGTCAAATCACCATTATTTCTGCCGCCTGAAGCCTAAGAGCCATACCCACTGCTCTACGTATACTTCAAGCCCGGTGCCCTCTGAAACCACCCCTCTTCTTCAttcatcatccccttctctttCAATCTACAAAGAAAATATCAGACAACCCCATCAAATTTTCAAGCAACCCGTCGTCCAACGAGGACGACTTGCCAGCCCACCAGTCCTCCGAGGAGGACGTCTCATCCGACGACTGGAGGTGTTTTTATTATAGTCCTCCACGGAGCTCCGAGAAGGAGGAcccagaggaggaggacgaggacgacaccGAAGACTCCGATGACTCTGACTCCGACTTCGacttcgcctcgcctcgcctcctccCAAGCGAGCGAGGCGAGCAGGATCATATgtttagattaagtagtttatagttagtataagtagttttaatagtttaggttagttattatgcaTATGGAcgagtacaatcatatactcgtccaaattgtatctatatgttaCATATATATAATGAATAAATGAAAAAAATTCTATTCGATGTcactgttgacggtcactaacacccgtTTTGACCGtcaacatttcacccaaaagcatggtaaagtgagataaatcatcatcacatgtgttaaattttgtttataattcacctagtttcaCTTgtacttgtagaattatttgtatccAGGAATTATAGCAAAATTTGTGCAAAATGGTGAATAAAATGGACAAGGGAGGCAAGTGGACGTGGTAGGGAGGCCAGGGGCCCACATGCCACGCCGACTAGCCCCACCATGGCGTTGTCCGGTGTGCCAAGTGTCCAGGCCACGTCACCGATCCATGGGAGCGACTCCCCAAGCCCTCTCAAGCATTGATCCAATGTTGGTTTGCACCGACGGTCACGATGGAGTGGTCTTGGATCCATGGGTCCACTGTCATGGACTTGGAGTCCTCCAACCGACCTTGGAACCGCCTTACCTGCCAAATTTCAACATGTGCCGAGTTCACAACCGCCTTTGGGAGCCAACCAAGGCCCTACGATCGAAAGGCGGTGAAATCAAGGGCCGACCAACGCGCCTACCACGCCGCCCAGTGCCCAAGTTACCTCCACTGACTTACTTAACGTCTATAAGTACCCCTCCTGCAACAACCGACCTAGGAGAGCTATAAATAGTGGTGTGAGGCGCCATTTGAAAACATCCCCATTCATTCCATCACTCCAAGTGAGAGTAGTAGCTAGGCGAAGCTCTATAGCTCAACTACTTTGTAGTagatagggagagagtgagaAGAAGCTCGGGGAGGAGCTGGGCTATCGGCATCCTCTCCACTTGTGTTTCGGCGGATGAAGCTCTTCTTTGAGTGAAGTCCGACATCTTCTATGGTAACTCTGCTATTTTGCATTACGTaagtattatttatattattgtgTTTACTGGTTTTACCGCTTGGTTAGAGTGCTCTAGTCGCATTTCATTGTGTACGGGATTAGAGTAGTGAgtctatagattaagcgtggtgcttaggtgaaaggtcctaatggctagaggggatgaatagcctattaaaaatttctacaacaacacttaacaaaccggttagataattatgaggcgaagcaagtgttgcgctagcctactaaaatagcaagccacctaccacaattctagcttatgtagtttctatccacacaaaaactatatcactacactaagttagtgtgctctcaaaagttagctaaagagccacactaaccaaactaacaagctctcacaactagctacactaaagagcttgataactagtttatggtaaagtaaagagagtgagcaatttgtttatatcgtcgtgtcgaggaaggagccaatcaatcacaagaatgaataccaatgaagaccaatcacctcggaatcaaataatgaacataatgattttttactaaggttcacttgctagcaggcaagctactcctcgttgtggcgtttcactcacttggaggttcacatgctaattggcttcacacgccaaaccctcaatagggtgccgcacaaccaacacaagatgaggatcacataagccacgagcaatccactagagtaccttttggctctccatcggggaaaggtcaagaacccctcacaatcaccatgatcggagccagagacaatcaccaccctccgctcgatgatcctcactgctccaagctgtctaggtggcagcaaccaccaagagtaacaagtgaattccacagcgaaacatgaataccaagtgcctctagatgcaaacactcaagcaatgcacttggattctctcccaatctcacaaagatgatgaatctatgatggagatgagtgggagggctttggctaagctcacaaggttgccatgtcaatgtaaatggccaagagagtaagcttgagccggccatggggcttaaatagaagccctcatgaaatagagccgttgtacccctttactgggcacaacacggggtgactggacgctccgatcatatcgaccggacgctggacctcagcgttcggtcacgtgatgcgtgccacgtatcccctctcttcaaatgttgatcacccgatctcaatggtcaagtgatgaccggacgtagcagctcaaagtgatcggacgctggacctcagcgtccggtcgtttccagtaagcatccagaaaagATTTTtcatgaccgaatgcgtccggtcatgctcgactggacacacccagtgttcggtcacatggCGACTCCCCTATGTGCTGCCACGTTAGCAGGACTGGATGCACCCTGTCAGCATCtgatcactaagtgacccaacgTTCGATCAGAgatcgatgccagcgtcttcgcggcttccactgaccggactcgttggtccaaccgaggccagcgtccgatcacttcgagtgacctccatcttttctgtatagggtgccggtggcaccgtcggactatccacactctacagGCAGACACTTcgtcggtgaagttcctaacccttgatcaaatatgccaaccaccaagtgtatcaccttgtgcacatgtgtgttagcatattttcacaaatattttcaagggtgttagcactccactagatcctaaatgcatatgcaatgaattagagcatctagtggcactttgataaccgcat
It encodes:
- the LOC136507413 gene encoding protein RRP6-like 1, whose product is MDEPEGVRGREDAAPGRDAGDAEEAGDGFQLVTHGKKKRAASGQDGGSAGSGAVLGAGSVRALTKDKGAAPASGAKAKVPFHDPSIPRPQDVYKIIVDNYNPFEHVWLERSQDGTRRVHPLEKLPVEQFVDRNVPEREPVKPADLEDTPFTLVEDHKGLVELAKKLKGVTEFAVDLEHNQYRSFQGLTCLMQISTRTEDFIVDTLKLHIYIGLYLQEPFKDPTKRKVMHGADRDIMWLQRDFHIYVCNLFDTGQASRVLQMERNSLEHLLLHFCGVTAKKEYQNADWRSRPLPDEMIKYAREDTHYLLYIYDLMRQRLQRESTFENDLLLEVHKRSNEICLQFYEKELLTDTSYLHIYGLQEHELDAKQLAVVAALHEWRDRIARQEDESTGYILPNKALIEIAKQMPTDVGHLKRIVKSKYPYVESNLELIAYTVWNALKYSYAFEGIAEQLKKEWLEQLALKSGQANDEVTPLDADIDRSNFDSSDQSANVSVASGSGAGFMSEAALISSIHLEDKTQTISSVKTSETLSGLIRPVNKDVLSNNIHQQASQDLRHTLGALKGNLASGGQSNEQAGSNVENFRSSVFPSQQLSGWVKPFYPNAGMHSDNVWIQTTQMNETMQLGNTPYYTQLPGYSTEVVGSRYEPEGLQMSGYLSGFEPGIESINQRSTVTGQPPGRHKEGSFQSSVRRQSFPPSSYKK